One genomic window of Pecten maximus chromosome 3, xPecMax1.1, whole genome shotgun sequence includes the following:
- the LOC117323236 gene encoding sprT-like domain-containing protein Spartan isoform X3, translating to MYRINKETGANISVSIPDTDQSSSHMYRINKETGANISVYHTFHDEVESYRQHWWRCTGPCRQRKPYFGYVKRAMNRAPSERDTWWKDHKNSCNGIFEKVKEPEGYGKKKKTSEKSESSDDKKREKGKEINRNMDIRLFGGKGNILSSDGGKNSSVNDTKFVTNNKVSVTNNKVSVTNNKVSATARNGDKIQGTLTGGVSGNQKITANGNKPKVTSTVTSEQQPKTLVNGILSNKVSVNTGATGSRSSTQPGYHDNQVKEASHVTFLDSDEDDYSKMCKPVPTYHIPPGGASSELTSGQENVRSKLREVWAKRFNSASSTTVLPALSRPKKRTQEFEPKSMINPSVAKRCKIDQDSKQSMIEMFSTPPCHLDLPAVESKSLHSGTQKCINSKNVSDSDSQKLSVLSVKKPNVSGKKINNPGKKPSNSHGQKPVIDSNQNTVSGMFSKMRSPEKESNDRVVSLDPATPAFHACPVCTKSVPVAEMNHHLDLCLSL from the exons GTATACCACACATTTCATGATGAGGTGGAGAGCTACAGACAGCATTGGTGGCGTTGTACTGGCCCGTGTAGACAACGAAAGCCATATTTTGGTTATGTTAAACGGGCCATGAACCGCGCACCTTCAGAGAGAGACACCTGGTGGAAGGACCATAAAAATAGCTGTAACGGAATATTTGAGAAAGTCAAGGAGCCAGAGGGATAtggaaagaaaaagaaaacgtcAGAAAAATCAGAAAGCTCTGACGACAAAAAACGGGAGAAAGGCAAGG aAATCAACAGAAACATGGATATCCGGCTGTTTGGTGGGAAAGGAAATATTCTGAGTTCTGACGGTGGGAAAAATAGCTCTGTAAATGATACAAAGTTTGTCACTAATAATAAGGTGTCTGTCACTAACAATAAGGTGTCTGTCACTAACAATAAGGTGTCTGCTACAGCGAGAAATGGTGATAAAATCCAGGGAACTTTAACAGGAGGGGTCAGTGGAAATCAGAAAATCACGGCTAACGGTAATAAACCTAAGGTGACCTCAACAGTGACAAGTGAACAGCAACCTAAAACTCTGGTGAATGGTATTCTTTCCAATAAGGTGTCTGTAAATACTGGAGCAacagggtcaaggtcatccacaCAACCTGGGTACCATGACAACCAGGTGAAGGAGGCTAGTCATGTGACATTTTTAGATTCTGATGAGGATGATTACTCCAAGATGTGTAAACCAGTACCTACATATCATATCCCACCAGGTGGAGCCAGCAGTGAACTGACCAGTGGTCAAGAAAATGTGAGATCCAAACTGAGAGAAGTTTGGGCTAAGAGGTTTAATTCTGCCTCGAGTACAACAGTTTTGCCTGCTCTCAGCAGACCAAAGAAAAGGACACAAGAATTTGAACCGAAGTCCATGATCAACCCTAGTGTAGCCAAACGGTGTAAAATTGACCAAGACAGTAAACAGAGTATGATTGAAATGTTCAGTACCCCACCTTGTCATTTAGACTTACCTGCTGTCGAGAGTAAATCATTGCATTCTGGAACacaaaaatgcattaattcCAAAAATGTTTCAGATTCAGATAGTCAAAAACTATCAGTTTTAAGTGTTAAAAAGCCAAATGTTTCAGGTAAAAAGATCAATAATCCAGGTAAAAAGCCATCTAACTCACATGGTCAGAAGCCAGTCATAGACAGTAATCAAAATACTGTGAGTGGTATGTTCAGTAAAATGAGATCACCAGAAAAGGAGAGTAATGACAGAGTAGTCTCCCTTGACCCAGCCACTCCTGCCTTCCATGCCTGCCCAGTGTGTACAAAGAGTGTGCCTGTGGCAGAGATGAACCATCATTTGGATTTATGTCTATCATTATGA